The proteins below come from a single Mycolicibacterium sp. TY81 genomic window:
- a CDS encoding very short patch repair endonuclease, whose product MSRQRRSATKPELLVRRLLHARGIRYRVDSAPERDLRCKADIVWRGLHLAVFIDGCFWHGCPDHATRPKANEEWWAQKLDGNVARDRRTDAELAARGWTVLRFWEHEEPGAVVDAICTTLAQLRGWEVDRS is encoded by the coding sequence ATGAGCCGGCAGCGGCGTAGCGCCACAAAGCCCGAGCTACTCGTGAGGCGTTTGCTGCACGCCCGCGGAATCCGCTATCGCGTGGATTCCGCCCCAGAACGTGATCTTAGATGCAAGGCCGATATCGTTTGGCGCGGTTTGCATCTCGCGGTCTTTATCGATGGTTGTTTCTGGCACGGATGCCCCGACCACGCGACGAGGCCCAAAGCCAACGAAGAATGGTGGGCTCAGAAACTCGATGGCAACGTGGCACGGGACCGCAGAACGGATGCGGAGTTGGCCGCTCGCGGCTGGACCGTGCTGCGATTCTGGGAGCACGAGGAGCCGGGCGCTGTCGTCGATGCCATCTGCACAACGCTGGCGCAGTTGCGCGGGTGGGAAGTTGATCGGAGTTAG
- a CDS encoding DNA cytosine methyltransferase, producing the protein MPGEDALVDPLPQIVDLFAGPGGLDVGATWLGIPTTGIEWDPNACATRRAAGLDTRQGDVRNYGPADFPECTVLTGGPPCQTFTVAGSGSGRQALNELIAQAEAMAENLGDGVPSGGFADDRTGLVLEPMRWALLALQAGKPYEAIVLEQVPAVLPIWQAFREILKQHGYGVDVGVLRTEEFGVPQTRRRAILIARFGDGEVSLPSPTHQAFRRGAPDQAVLGRLPWVSMEQALGRGTRFTVVSNYGSGGDPKNRGQRHSHEPAATVTGKVMRNRLRLAGGGESRLSHQEAGRLQTFPSDFPWSGNDVGQQIGNAIPPRLAVHVLAQALNMRIDAEELDRTVSASWFEGRAVPLGSRIKDLDDRMAAAQD; encoded by the coding sequence ATGCCGGGGGAAGATGCTCTCGTTGATCCGCTGCCACAAATCGTCGACCTGTTCGCGGGTCCCGGCGGGCTCGACGTCGGAGCAACGTGGCTCGGCATCCCGACCACGGGCATCGAATGGGACCCCAACGCCTGCGCGACGCGCAGGGCCGCCGGGCTCGACACTCGCCAAGGCGATGTACGAAACTACGGACCCGCTGACTTTCCGGAATGCACCGTCCTGACCGGCGGACCGCCATGCCAAACATTCACGGTCGCGGGCAGCGGATCCGGCAGGCAAGCACTGAACGAATTGATCGCGCAAGCCGAGGCCATGGCAGAAAACCTCGGGGATGGCGTACCGAGTGGTGGGTTCGCCGACGATCGGACGGGCCTGGTCCTAGAACCGATGCGCTGGGCCCTGCTCGCGTTGCAGGCCGGCAAGCCCTATGAGGCGATAGTGCTGGAGCAGGTACCCGCGGTGCTGCCCATATGGCAAGCCTTCAGGGAAATTCTCAAGCAGCACGGATACGGGGTCGACGTCGGCGTACTCCGGACGGAGGAGTTTGGCGTCCCACAAACCCGTCGTCGGGCCATTCTCATCGCGAGGTTTGGCGACGGTGAGGTATCACTGCCCTCGCCGACCCATCAGGCATTCAGACGAGGAGCTCCCGACCAAGCGGTACTCGGACGTTTGCCGTGGGTGTCGATGGAACAGGCACTGGGGCGAGGCACCCGCTTCACCGTCGTCTCCAACTACGGCAGCGGCGGCGACCCGAAGAATCGCGGGCAACGACACTCCCATGAACCCGCAGCCACGGTGACGGGCAAAGTGATGCGCAATCGCCTCCGCCTTGCGGGCGGCGGGGAGAGCCGGTTGTCACATCAAGAGGCCGGACGGCTACAGACATTTCCGTCTGACTTCCCGTGGTCGGGCAACGACGTCGGTCAACAGATCGGGAATGCAATTCCTCCACGCCTCGCGGTTCACGTCCTGGCGCAGGCGCTGAACATGCGGATCGACGCCGAGGAGCTCGACCGTACCGTCAGTGCATCATGGTTCGAGGGACGTGCCGTTCCTCTCGGCAGTCGAATCAAGGATCTCGACGACCGCATGGCAGCTGCGCAGGACTAA